A window from Catharus ustulatus isolate bCatUst1 chromosome 14, bCatUst1.pri.v2, whole genome shotgun sequence encodes these proteins:
- the ZC3H12B gene encoding probable ribonuclease ZC3H12B, producing the protein MTAWSMVGKLKMEKRHSREDRNVEQDAGECSAESEEWTSSESEPEQPYLRSSTQWREKEVSTKPHRPLCRSPCLDRPSFSQSSITQDLKLDECKTNLDKEYQAKMDFALKLGYAGDQIQAVLNKLGADALINDVLAELVRLGNKSESEGQSTASSTTGTLVPRGPCPKEIASPELSLEDEVVDNSDNLRPIVIDGSNVAMSHGNKEGFSCRGIQLAVDWFLEKGHKDITVFVPAWRKEQSRPDAPITDQEILRKLEKEKILVFTPSRRVQGRRVVCYDDRFIVKLAFDSDGIIVSNDNYRDLQNEKPEWKKFIEERLLMYSFVNDKFMPPDDPLGRHGPSLENFLRKRPVIPEHKKQPCPYGKKCTYGHKCKYYHPERANQPQRSVADELRISAKLSAVKTMSEGALAKCGTGPSSSKGEISSEVKRIAPKRQSDPSIRSVAVEPEEKLSAARKSEASSVPSLVSALSVPTLPPPKSHAAGALNTRSASSPVPGSSQFVHQKSSLEHMSSVQYPPILVTNSHGTSVSYIDQYPKYESLGDHGYYSLLSDFSNLSISSIRNSDYYGADMDQGMYSRNSSPCPDNCLSHTSNDSYSSYNDLYLGVADASPEDNVKSHRLPSKNRLQPFPHGYHEALNRGQSYGTEEPKQSLRKQSVSHLGLHAQHPVVGARSSCPGEYPVPQNVHPSTAQPSRALVMTRMDSISDSRLYESNPTRQRRPPLCREQHASWDPLPCASDSYTYHSYPLSNNLMQPCYEPVMVRSMPEKMEQLWRNPWIGICGEPREPHIIPEHQYQTYKNLCNIFPPSVVLSVMEKNPHMTDAQQLAAMIVAKLRTGR; encoded by the exons ATGACGGCCTGGTCTATGGTAGGGAAGCTAAAAATGGAGAAGAGGCACTCCAGAGAAGACAGAAATGTGGAGCAAGACGCGGGGGAATGCAGTGCTGAATCTGAGGAATGGACGAGCTCAGAAAGTGAGCCTGAGCAACCATACTTAAGAAGCAGTACCCAGTGGAGAGAGAAGGAGGTTTCCACCAAACCGCATCGGCCGCTCTGCCGGTCCCCATGTCTGGATCGCCCAAGTTTTTCACAGAGCAGTATCACACAAGACTTGAAGCTAGATGAATGCAAAACAAATCTGGACAAGGAATACCAAGCTAAAATGGATTTTGCTTTAAAGCTTGGGTATGCAGGAGATCAGATCCAGGCTGTACTGAATAAGTTGGGAGCAGATGCGCTCATCAATGATGTTCTAGCAGAGCTTGTGAGACTTGGCAACAAAAGTGAATCAGAGGGACAAAGCACTGCCAGCAGTACCACTGGTACTCTGGTGCCAAGAGGCCCTTGCCCAAAGGAAATAGCAAGCCCTGAATTGTCACTGGAAGATGAAGTGGTGGATAACAGTGATAACTTGAGGCCAATTGTCATTGATGGAAGCAATGTCGCTATGAG CCATGGGAACAAAGAAGGATTTTCCTGCCGGGGAATTCAACTAGCTGTTGATTGGTTTCTGGAAAAAGGACATAAAGATATCACTGTGTTTGTACCTGCATGGAGAAAAGAACAGTCTCGACCTGATGCACCAATTACAG ATCAAGAAATCTTACGTAaattggagaaagaaaaaattcttgttttcacCCCGTCTCGAAGAGTTCAGGGAAGAAGAGTAGTTTGCTATGATGATCGATTCATTGTCAAACTCGCTTTCGACTCAGATGGCATCATTGTGTCAAATGATAACTATCGTGatcttcaaaatgaaaaaccaGAATGGAAGAAGTTCATAGAGGAGCGGCTGCTAATGTATTCTTTTGTGAATGACAA ATTTATGCCTCCAGATGATCCTTTAGGACGCCATGGTCCAAGCCTTGaaaatttcttaagaaaaagGCCAGTTATTCCTGAGCATAAGAAACAACCGTGTCCTTATG GTAAAAAGTGCACCTATGGGCACAAATGTAAATATTACCACCCAGAACGTGCAAACCAGCCTCAAAGGTCAGTAGCGGATGAGCTTCGAATAAGTGCCAAATTATCTGCTGTGAAAACTATGAGTGAGGGAGCCTTGGCTAAATGTGGCACAGGGCCATCCAGCTCCAAAGGAGAAATCAGTTCTGAAGTGAAACGCATTGCCCCAAAACGCCAGTCAGATCCAAGCATTAGGTCAGTAGCTGTGGAGCCTGAGGAAAAGTTATCAGCAGCCCGGAAGTCCGAGGCCAGCTCAGTCCCGTCTCTGGTTTCTGCATTAAGTGTTCCAACGCTCCCTCCACCAAAAAGCCATGCAGCTGGTGCATTAAATACTCGTTCTGCAAGCAGTCCGGTGCCAGGTTCCTCACAGTTCGTACATCAGAAATCCTCACTGGAACATATGTCCAGTGTGCAATATCCTCCTATACTAGTCACCAATAGCCATGGCACCTCGGTTAGCTATATTGACCAGTATCCCAAATACGAGTCACTGGGGGACCATGGCTATTACTCCTTACTCAGTGATTTCTCCAACTTAAGCATAAGTAGTATCCGTAACTCAGATTATTACGGGGCTGATATGGACCAGGGGATGTATTCTAGAAACTCAAGCCCCTGTCCTGACAATTGCTTAAGCCATACAAGTAATGATTCTTATTCCTCTTACAATGACTTGTATCTGGGTGTAGCAGATGCCAGTCCAGAAGACAATGTGAAGAGCCACAGACTGCCATCGAAAAATCGTCTTCAGCCTTTCCCTCATGGTTACCATGAAGCCTTAAATAGAGGTCAGAGTTACGGAACTGAAGAGCCTAAGCAATCCCTTCGCAAACAGTCAGTTTCCCACTTAGGCCTACATGCCCAGCATCCAGTTGTTGGAGCACGGTCCAGTTGTCCAGGAGAATACCCTGTGCCTCAAAATGTTCATCCATCGACTGCACAACCAAGCCGTGCCTTGGTGATGACAAGAATGGACAGCATTTCTGACTCACGGCTTTATGAAAGTAACCCTACGAGGCAGAGACGCCCACCTCTGTGCCGAGAGCAGCACGCCAGCTGGGATCCATTACCCTGTGCATCAGACTCTTACACTTACCACTCGTACCCGCTGAGTAACAACCTCATGCAGCCTTGTTACGAACCTGTCATGGTAAGAAGCATGCCTGAGaagatggagcagctctggagaaatCCCTGGATTGGGATATGTGGTGAGCCAAGGGAACCTCATATCATCCCAGAACATCAGTATCAAACATACAAGAACCTCTGCAATATTTTCCCTCCAAGTGTTGTCCTTTCTGTGATGGAAAAGAATCCCCACATGACAGATGCACAACAGCTGGCAGCTATGATTGTTGCCAAATTAAGAACAGGGCGTTAG
- the LAS1L gene encoding ribosomal biogenesis protein LAS1L, which produces MAARAGPAWSRERPGSTPPRKRPKPLRTVVAWRGRAEWDQVMVGLYCGDSRLQQDALDRVSAWKSRYGPKMPLAVDCTAELICCKVLDSSGKLKSHELILSYGLALVRFVNLITERKQKSVSIPLRQLAREVNIPVWVVDLRHELTHGKLPRLALCRKGCDVVLDWLRKMYWNRQLGNNLCEEDEDEEEEQEEVEANAELDNDAWEIQTPQHEACQKHKEFHEKVRDVLMSYKNEQFRVMQTMSSLSKSRELWSDSSSELDWILAQIKDLVQENREAVAEALLCDGFLIPKMDCLKMLNIKYEANKEVWQFKIPPTLYCFWQPLLSGLLSRSFTQILIEKMFVELKGCSDSSELRPQFLINWISELLNGIAKVNGKKKQQCNKQMSVKELFLHKVPLQWIKLTDSCLQAPCWATPHLLQLILTIMRPRLSRSSRKNLLYLASIYTEGGAPLSSPGLSSDGSEQPIYTLESLQWRARQENQVKNQGQTIEKEEDLPERDNGVEEVEEEEEEMVTETNALEGLAHSGTMVAIAEKRAALQGSAWQITADEVRWKDFPLGKLPGQTDDPDCLMLDNYSMMSLLDQPVRDEWKSLNTNSAELNIPMTGGLLWTQNDFHKIKSGLQLF; this is translated from the exons ATGGCGGCCCGAGCGGGCCCGGCCTGGAGCCGCGAGCGGCCGGGCTCCACCCCGCCCCGCAAGCGGCCGAAGCCGCTGCGGACGGTGGTGGCATGGAGGGGCCGGGCGGAGTGGGACCAGGTGATGGTGGGGCTGTATTGCGGGGACAGCCGGCTGCAGCAGGACGCGCTGGACCGCGTCTCAGCATGGAAAAGCCG GTATGGTCCAAAAATGCCTCTTGCAGTGGACTGCACGGCAGAACTGATTTGCTGTAAGGTCCTTGATTCATCTGGCAAATTGAAGTCACATGAACTCATCCTCTCTTATGGGCTGGCTCTTGTAAG ATTTGTCAACTTGATCAcggaaagaaaacagaagtcgGTCAGCATTCCTCTGAGACAGTTAGCCAGAGAG GTGAACATCCCCGTGTGGGTTGTGGATCTCCGCCACGAGCTGACGCACGGGAAGCTGCCGCGGCTGGCCCTGTGCCGTAAGG GTTGTGATGTTGTGCTGGACTGGCTAAGAAAGATGTACTGGAACCGTCAGCTGGGCAATAACTTGtgtgaggaagatgaggatgaggaagaagagcaggaagaggTGGAAGCAAATGCAGAGTTGGACAATGATGCATGGGAGATTCAAACCCCACAGCATGAGGCCTGTCAGAAACACAAGGAATTCCATG AAAAAGTCAGAGATGTTCTGATGTCTTACAAGAATGAGCAGTTCCGG GTTATGCAGACGATGTCATCCCTTTCAAAGTCTCGAGAATTGTGGTCTGATTCCTCTTCAGAACTGGACTGGATTTTGGCTCAGATCAAAGACCTGGTGCAGGAAAACAG GGAGGCAGTGGCTGAAGCTCTTCTCTGTGATGGTTTTCTCATCCCAAAGATGGATTGTCTGAAGATGCTAAATATCAAGTATGAAG CAAATAAAGAGGTATGGCAATTCAAAATCCCCCCGACATTGTACTGCTTTTGGCAGCCTTTGTTGTCAGGCCTCCTTTCACGAAGCTTTACACAGATCCTAATAGAGAAAATGTTTGTAGAGTTGAAGGGATGTTCTGACTCTTCAGAACTCCGGCCTCAGTTCTTGATCAACTGGATTTCTGAGTTGCTGAATGGTATTGCCAAAGTAAATG ggaagaaaaaacaacagtgTAACAAGCAGATGTCTGTGAAGGAGCTGTTCCTCCATAAAGTTCCTTTGCAGTGGATAAAACTGACTGACAGTTGCTTGCAAGCTCCCTGCTGGGCAACCCCACATCTTCTTCAGCT gATCCTCACAATCATGAGACCTCGCTTGTCACGTTCTTCTCGGAAGAACCTTCTCTATCTTGCTTCCATTTATACAGAAGGAGGTGCCCCTTTGTCCAGTCCAGGCCTCTCTTCAGATGGCAGTGAACAGCCAATTTATACCCTAGAGAGCTTACAGTGGAGAGCCAGGCAAGAAAATCAAGTTAAAAATCAAGGGCAGACTATAGAGAAAGAAGAAGATCTGCCAGAGAGAGACAATGGTGTAGAGGAagtggaagaggaggaagaagagatggTGACTGAAACAAATGCTTTGGAAGGACTTGCTCATTCTGGTACCATGGTGGCTATTGCTGAGAAAAGGGCAGCACTGCAAGGGTCTGCCTGGCAGATCACTGCAG ATGAAGTACGATGGAAAGACTTTCCTCTTGGGAAACTCCCAGGTCAGACAGATGACCCCGATTGTCTCATGTTGGATAATTATTCTATGATGTCCCTGCTTGATCAGCCAGTGAGGGATGAGTGGAAGTCTCTCAATACAAA ctctgcagaattGAATATTCCCATGACAGGAGGACTGTTATGGACCCAGAATGActtccataaaataaaaagtggcCTTCAACTTTtctga